A single Myxococcales bacterium DNA region contains:
- a CDS encoding DDE-type integrase/transposase/recombinase: protein MDTQADDNERRKAVALFRYGVIADLLHWPKGKRGLGEQIAKKADRTYDIPGSRRSRIAAETIRDWLKAYRHGGFDALMPKARSDEGQARKIPQSIVDLLCMVKEDRPALSVRMVIDAVRASGEVPQDLELAPATVHRVLSRAGLMARKPETPTSNDRRRFAFAKAGEMWMSDVMHGPSVLIGGKRRQKTYLISFMDDATRVVPYAAFALGENVSCFMPVFEQALRRRGLPLRLYVDNGAAYRSHHLSLVCARLGVTLIHARPYQPQGKGKQERWHREVRRQCLGTLAEGDTASLEALNRKLWTWVEGEYHQAPHRGLDGETPLERWARACDEVRLPDIGADFSALFLFEEKRKVHKDRTVSLRGVVYEVDASLVGETVSLRFDPSRVGKPVELWVKGRKVGLAKPVDAYANCFVKRDNEVRSVLRADRVAPNPPEGLRLRDFDVVEHHDQGER from the coding sequence ATGGACACCCAAGCCGACGACAACGAGCGACGCAAGGCCGTCGCGCTCTTTCGCTATGGTGTGATTGCCGACCTATTGCACTGGCCCAAAGGCAAGCGAGGCCTGGGCGAGCAAATCGCAAAGAAGGCGGACCGCACCTACGACATCCCCGGCTCACGCAGGAGCCGTATCGCTGCCGAAACCATCAGAGACTGGCTCAAGGCCTATCGCCACGGCGGCTTCGATGCCCTGATGCCCAAGGCGCGCAGTGACGAGGGGCAGGCACGCAAGATCCCACAGTCCATCGTGGACCTTCTGTGCATGGTCAAGGAAGACAGGCCCGCACTGTCTGTGCGCATGGTCATCGATGCCGTGCGAGCCTCGGGCGAGGTACCACAGGACCTGGAGCTGGCGCCAGCCACGGTGCATCGGGTGCTCTCTCGTGCAGGCTTGATGGCTCGCAAGCCCGAGACGCCAACGAGCAACGACCGCCGTCGCTTCGCCTTCGCGAAGGCGGGGGAGATGTGGATGAGCGACGTGATGCACGGACCGTCCGTGCTGATCGGAGGCAAGCGCCGCCAAAAGACGTATCTCATCTCATTCATGGACGACGCCACCCGAGTCGTCCCGTACGCTGCCTTCGCGCTCGGCGAAAACGTCTCTTGTTTCATGCCCGTCTTCGAGCAAGCGCTGCGACGGCGTGGACTTCCCCTGCGGCTTTACGTCGACAACGGGGCAGCATATCGGTCGCATCATCTGTCCCTCGTCTGTGCCAGGCTGGGCGTGACTCTCATCCATGCACGCCCCTACCAGCCCCAGGGCAAGGGCAAGCAGGAGCGCTGGCACCGCGAGGTGCGCCGGCAATGCCTTGGCACCCTCGCCGAAGGAGACACTGCGAGCCTCGAAGCCCTCAACCGCAAGCTCTGGACCTGGGTCGAGGGGGAGTACCACCAGGCCCCTCACAGAGGCCTTGATGGCGAGACCCCGCTCGAGCGCTGGGCTCGCGCTTGCGACGAGGTGCGGCTGCCGGACATCGGCGCAGACTTCAGTGCGCTCTTTCTCTTCGAGGAAAAGCGCAAGGTACACAAAGACAGGACCGTCAGCTTGCGGGGCGTCGTCTATGAGGTGGACGCTTCGCTCGTCGGCGAAACCGTCTCTTTGCGCTTCGACCCGAGCCGGGTCGGCAAGCCCGTCGAGCTCTGGGTCAAGGGGCGCAAAGTCGGCCTGGCCAAACCCGTCGATGCGTATGCCAACTGCTTCGTCAAACGCGACAACGAGGTGCGCTCCGTCCTGCGTGCCGACCGCGTTGCACCGAATCCGCCAGAAGGACTTCGCCTGCGCGACTTCGACGTCGTCGAGCACCACGACCAAGGAGAGCGATGA
- a CDS encoding AAA family ATPase, which yields MMYRKHFGLNRHPFGKEVEPDDLFVSSASQELSVRLNHLIEMRGIGLVTGDSGSGKTTACRKVVSGLHTGLHKVVYVAHSTGNVMDVYKAIAWEMGLPTERNRAAVYRQIRTEVTRLTTEARCRPILIVDEAHHLRPDVLEDLRLLTNYQMDAENRLCLLLVGQSELRRRLGMAVYEALSQRIVMRYHFAGLSREELSGYFAHRLRLAGTELPLFDPAALEATFQATGGLPRKVNLLAHHALMAAALARAKSVTVEHVQAALPEVG from the coding sequence ATGATGTACCGCAAGCACTTCGGCCTGAACCGCCATCCCTTCGGCAAGGAGGTCGAGCCTGATGACCTCTTTGTCTCATCTGCAAGTCAGGAGCTGTCGGTCCGCCTCAATCACCTCATCGAGATGAGGGGCATCGGCCTCGTCACGGGCGACAGCGGCAGCGGGAAGACCACTGCCTGTCGCAAGGTAGTCTCGGGACTGCACACGGGGCTACACAAGGTGGTCTACGTCGCCCACTCGACCGGCAACGTCATGGACGTCTACAAAGCCATCGCCTGGGAAATGGGCCTGCCCACCGAGCGCAACCGTGCCGCCGTGTATCGGCAGATCCGAACCGAGGTCACACGCCTGACCACCGAGGCACGGTGTCGCCCCATCCTCATCGTCGATGAGGCCCATCATCTCAGGCCTGACGTGCTCGAAGACCTCAGGCTCCTGACCAACTACCAAATGGACGCAGAGAATCGGCTTTGCCTGCTGCTGGTGGGACAATCTGAGCTGCGTCGTCGACTGGGCATGGCTGTCTACGAGGCGCTCAGCCAGCGCATCGTCATGCGCTATCACTTCGCAGGTCTTTCCCGTGAGGAGCTGTCCGGATACTTTGCTCACCGGCTTCGCCTCGCGGGGACCGAGCTGCCGCTCTTTGATCCCGCAGCCCTCGAGGCAACCTTCCAGGCCACAGGAGGTCTGCCACGAAAAGTGAACCTCCTTGCTCACCACGCCCTCATGGCCGCAGCTCTCGCACGGGCCAAATCCGTGACTGTCGAGCACGTCCAGGCAGCTTTGCCGGAGGTCGGGTGA